Genomic segment of Marispirochaeta aestuarii:
AAGGCGTTTTCCGTCTGGACACCGTTTCTCAGAGCATACTGCCGGACCTCATTCATCCCTGTATCGATGACCACCGGAAAAGCCGTGGGAACCACGCTTTTTTCGCTGTCCGGGGAGAAGCCGTGGTGTTTGGATTTCATCAGGGCCTGGGATAGAACTTCGTATATTTCACTTCGCTGCTGATGCATGCTCTCGATGTTCTGCATCTGGGCAAGGCCCAGAGCAGCATTTATGTCGGGCATGCGCGTTTCGGTCGGAAGTTCGTCCTCCAGAGGCTTCAAAAGGCGGCGGTATTTCATGCTTCCAGGCAGGATGACGGCCCCTCCGCCGGTTGTAATGGGATCCATGTATTCTGTACGGATCATCGTAAAGGCCGCTGCCCCCTGCTCGTCTTCCTCCGGAGCGGCTACCACGGATGTAAGGTCCTCAATAAGCGGCGTGCCCTGCTCGCGGAGGATCTCCGTATCCGGCCGGATGCCGAAGGGGGAATGAATTATCCAGGCGGCGGGATTCTGCTCCACAGTCCTCCGTACCCCTTCCGGGGATATGCAGGCAGAGGACTCATCCACATCGATAAAAAGGGGCTGCAGACCCAGGTTTTCCAGGGCATCAAGATAATAGAGGGGAGAAAGTGCGCTGACTGCCACACTCGCCCCCTGGGGAAGATCCAGGCTCCGCAATGCGAGGCCGAGAGCCTCGGTGGGGGAACGCAGGGCAAGCCCGAGCTTTTTGTCGAGATACCTGGAAAGCTCCTTGCTGAATTGTTCCGCAAGGCTTCCGGGCCCGATTTCATCACTGACCATACACGTTAAAACCGCGTCCATGTCCCGACGCTTCAAGGTAGGCTTATAAACTGGGATTGACATACTGTATTCTTATCTTTTTCCGATTTTTCCGAGCTGCTGCAGCTCTTTTGGATCGAAAATCCTTCTTATATCAAGAATAATCAGATACCCCGTCTCTTCGGATGTTACTCCCTGAATATACTCGGCGCCGATACCGGATATCATTTGCGGCGGGGGCTGTACTTTACTGCTGTCAATACTTATGACCCGGGAGACCTTGTCGATGAAGACTCCCAGCTGCATGCCATCGAGGTTAAGAATGAGAAATCCGGAAAGCAGCTTGTCTTCTTCGCTCAGAACAGCCCGACGAAGATGAAAACGCTTGTGCAGGTTGATAATCGGAATTATCTGGCCCCGAAGGTTGAAAATTCCTTCAACATAGTTCGGCGCATTCGGTATGGACCGCACCTCCTGGACCTTCTGGATCTCGTTGACCTGCATAATATCGATGCCATAGACCTCATCGCCTAGCTGAAAGGTAACCAGTTGTAACTGTTTTTCGTCTGCCATCCTAAAACCTCTTGGTAGTAGAATAATTTATGAATCAATGTTTTGCAATACGGTTTTCAACTTAGCAGTACGCAGAGAGCCGGGAGGGCCCCTGGAGGGCAGAATCCCGGTTTCTGCAGATTACAGCCGGTCGGC
This window contains:
- a CDS encoding DegT/DnrJ/EryC1/StrS family aminotransferase, encoding MSIPVYKPTLKRRDMDAVLTCMVSDEIGPGSLAEQFSKELSRYLDKKLGLALRSPTEALGLALRSLDLPQGASVAVSALSPLYYLDALENLGLQPLFIDVDESSACISPEGVRRTVEQNPAAWIIHSPFGIRPDTEILREQGTPLIEDLTSVVAAPEEDEQGAAAFTMIRTEYMDPITTGGGAVILPGSMKYRRLLKPLEDELPTETRMPDINAALGLAQMQNIESMHQQRSEIYEVLSQALMKSKHHGFSPDSEKSVVPTAFPVVIDTGMNEVRQYALRNGVQTENAFASTPYARLQSEEIDCPVAASLALRTILFPLYPSMGRKNTELLVRILSTLP
- a CDS encoding chemotaxis protein CheW, giving the protein MADEKQLQLVTFQLGDEVYGIDIMQVNEIQKVQEVRSIPNAPNYVEGIFNLRGQIIPIINLHKRFHLRRAVLSEEDKLLSGFLILNLDGMQLGVFIDKVSRVISIDSSKVQPPPQMISGIGAEYIQGVTSEETGYLIILDIRRIFDPKELQQLGKIGKR